A single window of Polaribacter sp. SA4-10 DNA harbors:
- a CDS encoding FecR family protein yields MKKGKNIEMNTTQNDKDVFLAQWLEGEISDAELKELVSEEDYKAFKKIKVGIDVFVEIEKPLDVTFNSIKEKIKVKTNKKPKGKIINLYAKVAIAVAASLVLFFSINNFLFNNDVDYQSNFGEQQIIALLDGSEVILNAKSQLTYNKKNWKTNREVFLNGEAFFKVKKGSKFTVTTPNGTVTVLGTQFNVNTIKNFFDVVCYEGSVKVTSNNIEHIITRNQAVRNNNGLTAYTPNLQNERPSWVSGQSSFKSVPLSIVIDALHKQFNIDFDSASIDDSIVFTGSFDNKDLNVALASVFETVNVKYYITGNKIKLSK; encoded by the coding sequence ATGAAAAAAGGTAAAAATATTGAAATGAACACTACTCAAAATGATAAAGATGTGTTTTTAGCCCAGTGGTTAGAAGGAGAAATTTCTGATGCAGAGCTAAAAGAACTAGTCTCTGAAGAAGATTATAAAGCTTTTAAAAAAATAAAAGTAGGAATAGATGTGTTTGTTGAAATTGAAAAACCCTTAGATGTTACATTTAACAGTATTAAAGAGAAAATAAAGGTAAAAACAAACAAAAAGCCAAAAGGTAAAATCATTAATTTATACGCTAAAGTTGCGATTGCTGTTGCAGCTTCATTAGTTTTATTTTTTAGCATCAATAATTTTTTATTTAATAATGATGTTGATTATCAATCTAATTTTGGAGAACAACAAATAATTGCTCTTTTAGATGGTTCTGAAGTTATATTAAATGCAAAATCTCAACTGACCTATAACAAGAAAAATTGGAAAACCAACAGAGAAGTCTTTTTAAATGGAGAAGCGTTTTTTAAAGTGAAAAAAGGTAGCAAGTTTACAGTAACTACACCTAATGGAACTGTTACAGTTTTAGGAACACAATTTAATGTAAATACTATTAAAAACTTTTTTGATGTTGTTTGTTATGAAGGTAGCGTTAAGGTTACAAGTAATAATATAGAACATATAATTACTCGAAATCAAGCGGTGAGGAATAACAATGGTTTAACTGCATATACCCCTAATCTTCAAAATGAAAGACCATCATGGGTTTCTGGTCAAAGTAGTTTTAAAAGTGTACCACTTTCTATTGTAATAGATGCTTTGCATAAACAGTTTAACATCGATTTTGATAGCGCTTCTATTGATGACTCTATTGTTTTTACAGGTAGCTTTGATAATAAAGATTTAAATGTTGCATTGGCTTCTGTTTTTGAGACAGTTAACGTTAAATACTATATCACAGGAAACAAAATAAAATTATCTAAATAG